From the genome of Parazoarcus communis, one region includes:
- a CDS encoding sulfite exporter TauE/SafE family protein, with translation MSIEHLTALMFVIAIATYIQTVTGFGLGMIVMGATSGFELAPVPVVAAVVSLITLVNSAVALPGRMHLVDWRAAGAVLLGVIPSIVAGVLLLNYLNSAASIILKLLLGAVITYSGVVFALRPTQHAERSPDRGFFVCGLFSGLFGGLFGMAGPPAIFHFYRQPMDLAVVRHMLLLVFAFTSATRTVYLGINGELTREIWILAAIAALLVALATAAGRHYPPPLAQVTMRRIAFGILILIGAGLVVSALSELAF, from the coding sequence ATGAGTATCGAACACCTCACCGCACTCATGTTTGTGATTGCGATCGCGACATATATCCAGACCGTGACCGGTTTCGGTCTCGGCATGATCGTGATGGGCGCGACGAGTGGATTCGAGCTGGCGCCGGTTCCGGTCGTCGCCGCGGTCGTCAGCCTGATCACCCTGGTCAACAGTGCCGTGGCGCTGCCAGGGCGCATGCACCTTGTCGACTGGCGGGCGGCAGGAGCGGTGCTGCTCGGCGTCATCCCGTCAATCGTGGCCGGCGTGCTGTTGCTCAACTACCTGAACAGCGCCGCATCAATCATTCTGAAACTCCTGCTCGGCGCGGTCATTACCTACAGCGGCGTGGTGTTCGCCCTGCGCCCGACGCAGCACGCGGAACGCTCGCCCGACCGCGGCTTCTTCGTCTGTGGACTGTTCTCCGGCCTGTTCGGCGGTCTCTTCGGCATGGCCGGCCCCCCCGCGATCTTCCACTTCTATCGCCAGCCGATGGATCTGGCTGTCGTGCGCCACATGCTGCTGCTGGTGTTCGCCTTCACGTCGGCGACACGCACGGTCTATCTCGGGATCAACGGCGAACTTACACGCGAGATCTGGATCCTGGCCGCAATCGCCGCCCTGCTCGTCGCACTCGCCACTGCGGCCGGCAGGCACTACCCGCCCCCGCTGGCACAGGTCACGATGCGGCGCATTGCCTTCGGCATCCTGATCCTGATCGGTGCAGGCCTGGTGGTGTCGGCACTCTCGGAACTGGCATTCTGA
- the pta gene encoding phosphate acetyltransferase: MKALNRIIEQAQSAPARIALSEGDDARVLEAAVRATREGIARIILVGDRNRSTALAAEHGLPLDGIEFHDPADAPNQAALARTLFELRSKKGMTAEQAETAARDPLVCANLLVRTGYADGTVSGAVRTTADVVRNAIQVIGVNPSFKLVSSFFLMMLCEPFHTLKGGLIFSDCGLVVDPNATELSEIAMAAADSARNLLMEEPRVAMLSFSTSGSARHAAVDKVVEASRLVKTQRPGLAIDEDVQLDAAIVAEIANRKLPASQVKGKANVLIFPNLEAGNIGYKLAERVGGAVAIGPLLQGLAKPANDLSRGCSAEDVFHVIAVTVVQALTAKSAAAA; the protein is encoded by the coding sequence ATGAAAGCGCTCAACCGAATCATTGAGCAGGCGCAAAGCGCGCCCGCGCGGATTGCATTGTCCGAAGGTGACGACGCCCGCGTACTCGAGGCTGCCGTACGTGCAACCCGAGAAGGCATTGCCCGGATCATTCTGGTCGGGGATCGCAACCGCAGCACCGCATTGGCAGCCGAGCATGGACTGCCGCTAGACGGCATCGAGTTTCACGACCCGGCCGACGCCCCCAACCAGGCCGCGCTCGCCCGCACCCTGTTCGAGTTGCGCAGCAAGAAAGGCATGACCGCCGAGCAGGCAGAGACTGCTGCACGCGATCCGCTGGTCTGCGCCAACCTGCTGGTACGCACCGGCTACGCCGACGGCACCGTATCGGGCGCAGTCCGCACCACCGCGGATGTCGTGCGCAATGCGATCCAGGTGATCGGTGTGAACCCGTCATTCAAGCTCGTATCCAGCTTTTTCCTGATGATGCTGTGCGAGCCCTTTCATACGCTCAAGGGCGGACTGATCTTCTCCGACTGCGGTCTGGTCGTCGATCCGAACGCAACCGAACTGTCCGAGATCGCCATGGCCGCTGCGGACAGCGCACGCAACCTGCTGATGGAAGAACCGCGCGTTGCAATGCTGTCCTTCTCCACCAGCGGCAGCGCCCGCCACGCCGCGGTAGACAAGGTGGTCGAGGCGTCGCGCCTGGTGAAGACACAGCGGCCCGGGCTGGCCATCGACGAAGATGTGCAGCTCGATGCCGCCATCGTCGCCGAGATCGCCAACCGCAAGCTGCCGGCATCCCAGGTCAAGGGCAAGGCCAACGTCCTGATCTTCCCCAACCTCGAAGCCGGCAACATCGGTTACAAGCTGGCCGAGCGCGTAGGGGGTGCGGTCGCCATCGGCCCTCTGCTGCAAGGCCTGGCCAAACCCGCCAACGACCTCTCGCGCGGCTGCAGCGCCGAAGACGTCTTTCACGTCATCGCAGTCACCGTGGTGCAGGCACTGACAGCAAAATCGGCGGCTGCCGCATAA
- the xsc gene encoding sulfoacetaldehyde acetyltransferase yields the protein MSDQNSQANRSVPVGPTRMTPSEAFVETLVSNGVTDMFGIMGSAFMDAMDIFAPAGIRLIPVVHEQGAGHMADGFSRVSGRHGVVIGQNGPGISNCVTAIGAAFWAHSPVVIVTPETGTMGMGLGGFQECNQLPMFQEFTKYQGHVTHPARMAEYTGRCFDRAMSEMGPTQLNIPRDYFYGDITCEIPKPARLDRGAGGEQSLDEAAALLATAKFPVIISGGGVVMADAVEECKALAERLGAPVVNSYLHNDSFPASHPLWCGPLGYQGSKAAMKLMAQADVVVALGSRLGPFGTLPQHGMDYWPKNAKIIQIDADNKMLGLVKKISVGICGDAKAAAVALTRRLEGKTLACDADKAARAQKIADEKAAWEKELDEWTHEKDAFSLDMIEENAKEKTFQGGDYLHPRQVLRELEKAMPEDVMVSTDIGNINSVANSYLRFEKPRSFFAAMSFGNCGYAFPTIIGAKVAAPHRPAVSYAGDGAWGMSLMETMTCVRHNIPVTAVVFHNRQWGAEKKNQVDFYNRRFVAGELDNQSFAEIARAMGAEGITVDKIEDVGPALKKAIDMQMNEGKTTIIEIMCTRELGDPFRRDALSKPVRHLDKYKDYV from the coding sequence ATGAGCGATCAGAACAGCCAAGCCAACCGGTCCGTGCCCGTCGGTCCCACCCGCATGACCCCTTCCGAGGCCTTCGTCGAGACCCTGGTCTCGAACGGCGTGACCGACATGTTCGGCATCATGGGCTCGGCCTTCATGGATGCGATGGATATCTTCGCGCCGGCCGGCATCCGCCTGATCCCGGTGGTGCATGAGCAGGGCGCCGGCCACATGGCCGATGGCTTCTCCCGCGTCTCGGGTCGCCACGGCGTGGTGATCGGCCAGAACGGCCCCGGCATCTCCAACTGCGTGACCGCGATCGGCGCCGCCTTCTGGGCCCACAGCCCGGTGGTGATCGTGACCCCGGAGACGGGCACCATGGGCATGGGGCTGGGTGGTTTCCAGGAGTGCAACCAGCTGCCGATGTTCCAGGAGTTCACCAAGTACCAGGGCCACGTGACCCACCCGGCCCGCATGGCCGAGTACACCGGCCGCTGTTTCGATCGCGCCATGAGCGAGATGGGCCCGACCCAGCTGAACATTCCGCGTGACTATTTCTACGGTGACATTACCTGCGAGATTCCCAAGCCCGCCCGTCTGGACCGGGGCGCCGGTGGCGAGCAGTCGCTCGACGAGGCCGCAGCGCTGCTGGCCACGGCCAAGTTCCCGGTGATCATCTCCGGCGGTGGCGTGGTGATGGCCGATGCGGTCGAGGAGTGCAAGGCCCTGGCCGAGCGCCTGGGCGCACCGGTGGTCAATAGCTACCTGCACAACGATTCCTTCCCCGCGAGCCATCCGCTGTGGTGCGGCCCGCTGGGCTACCAGGGTTCGAAGGCGGCGATGAAGCTGATGGCGCAGGCCGACGTGGTGGTGGCGCTGGGTTCGCGTCTGGGCCCCTTCGGTACCCTGCCCCAGCACGGCATGGACTACTGGCCCAAGAACGCAAAGATCATCCAGATCGACGCCGACAACAAGATGCTCGGCCTGGTGAAGAAGATCTCGGTCGGGATCTGCGGCGATGCGAAGGCGGCCGCCGTGGCGCTGACCCGTCGTCTGGAAGGCAAGACCCTGGCGTGCGATGCCGACAAGGCTGCCCGCGCGCAGAAGATCGCCGACGAGAAGGCGGCGTGGGAGAAGGAGCTCGACGAGTGGACGCACGAGAAGGATGCCTTCAGCCTCGACATGATCGAGGAGAACGCGAAGGAGAAGACCTTCCAGGGTGGCGACTATCTGCATCCGCGTCAGGTGCTGCGTGAGCTCGAGAAGGCGATGCCCGAGGACGTGATGGTGTCGACCGACATCGGCAACATCAACTCGGTGGCCAACAGCTACCTGCGCTTCGAGAAGCCGCGCTCCTTCTTCGCGGCGATGAGCTTCGGCAACTGCGGTTACGCCTTCCCCACCATCATCGGTGCCAAGGTCGCCGCGCCCCATCGTCCGGCCGTGTCCTACGCCGGCGACGGTGCCTGGGGCATGAGCCTGATGGAGACCATGACCTGCGTGCGTCACAACATCCCGGTCACCGCGGTGGTGTTCCACAACCGTCAGTGGGGTGCGGAGAAGAAGAACCAGGTCGATTTCTACAACCGCCGCTTCGTCGCCGGTGAGCTCGACAACCAGTCCTTCGCCGAGATCGCCCGCGCCATGGGCGCCGAGGGCATCACCGTCGACAAAATCGAGGATGTCGGCCCGGCGCTGAAGAAGGCCATCGACATGCAGATGAACGAAGGCAAGACCACCATCATCGAGATCATGTGTACCCGTGAGCTCGGCGACCCCTTCCGCCGCGATGCACTGTCCAAGCCGGTTCGTCACCTCGACAAGTACAAGGACTACGTCTGA
- a CDS encoding IclR family transcriptional regulator yields the protein MNDTTHTSHQSATQPEIARIDGDTPTLRLFALLEVIAQKNQFFSLQSLVEETGLPKPTLHRMLQQLESAGMLQRDGDGRHYSTGMRLRRMAEQLLLNNTVHGARRAVLRQLVDEVGESCNLTALSGSEVLYLDRVETPAPLRFYLHPGSRVPAHCSASGKLFLGQMSPSQRKRLLEHTPLEKYTARTLTTFEALDAEVERVSRDGYAFDDEEFLPGLFCLAVLVPNPNGRSNTGIAIQAPVMRLSHDKVLKLLPALQRAAQAMAKIEADAMPESSQSSA from the coding sequence ATGAACGACACCACACACACCTCGCATCAGAGCGCCACGCAGCCGGAGATCGCCCGCATCGACGGGGATACGCCGACGCTGCGCCTGTTTGCGCTGCTCGAAGTGATCGCGCAGAAGAACCAGTTCTTCTCGCTGCAATCGCTGGTGGAAGAGACGGGTCTCCCGAAGCCGACGCTGCACCGGATGCTGCAGCAGCTCGAGAGCGCGGGGATGCTGCAACGGGACGGCGACGGGCGTCACTACAGTACGGGGATGCGGCTGCGGCGCATGGCCGAGCAGCTGCTGCTGAACAACACGGTGCATGGTGCGCGGCGCGCGGTGCTGCGCCAGCTGGTCGATGAAGTGGGCGAGAGCTGCAACCTCACCGCGCTGTCGGGCAGCGAGGTGCTGTACCTGGACCGGGTGGAGACGCCGGCGCCGCTGCGCTTTTACCTGCACCCGGGCTCGAGGGTGCCGGCGCACTGTTCGGCCAGCGGGAAGCTGTTTCTGGGGCAGATGAGCCCGAGCCAGCGCAAACGCCTGCTCGAACACACGCCGCTGGAGAAATACACCGCACGCACGCTGACCACGTTCGAGGCGCTCGACGCGGAGGTGGAGCGGGTGAGCCGGGACGGGTACGCGTTTGACGACGAAGAGTTCCTGCCGGGGCTGTTCTGTCTGGCGGTGCTGGTGCCGAACCCGAACGGGCGCTCGAACACGGGGATCGCGATCCAGGCGCCGGTGATGCGGCTGAGCCACGACAAGGTGCTCAAGCTGCTGCCGGCCTTGCAGCGGGCGGCACAGGCCATGGCAAAGATCGAGGCCGATGCGATGCCGGAGAGCAGTCAGAGTAGCGCCTGA
- a CDS encoding D-amino acid dehydrogenase: MRVAVLGAGVVGVASAWYLARAGFEVTVIDRQPDTGLETSFANGGQIAVSHAEPWANPSTPLKALSWLGREDAPLLFRLRADPALLGWTLRFLRECLPGRTRQNIRHILNLASYSRQCLGSLRRELAGEGGLHYDHLERGILHFYTDPAEYRAAVHAAGIMREFGCDRKLLSVDECIALEPALASSASALVGGDYTREDESGDAHVFTRQLAAHCRRIGVRFMLGDGVRALERKDERVTAVLTDTGGRIEADACVVALGSYSPLLLRPLGLRIPVYPAKGYSATLALAPDSVAPTVSLTDDGHKLVFSRLGNRLRVAGTAEFNGYDLSLNPARSNALLARTRSLFPDLRETSEPELWCGLRPVTPSSVPLIGRTALPNLWLNTGHGTLGWTMACGSGAALADLLRSRAPGLAFPFVGQDHSVRDAAGELSVQR; encoded by the coding sequence ATGAGAGTTGCGGTGCTGGGGGCCGGTGTGGTCGGCGTGGCGTCGGCCTGGTATCTGGCGCGAGCCGGTTTCGAGGTGACGGTGATCGACCGCCAGCCGGATACCGGGCTGGAAACGAGCTTCGCCAACGGCGGCCAGATTGCGGTGTCCCACGCCGAACCGTGGGCGAACCCGTCTACGCCGCTGAAAGCCCTGTCCTGGCTCGGCCGCGAAGATGCCCCCTTGCTCTTTCGTCTGCGTGCCGATCCGGCCTTGCTTGGCTGGACGCTGCGTTTCCTGCGCGAGTGCCTGCCGGGGCGCACGCGGCAGAACATCCGCCACATTCTGAATCTGGCCTCGTACAGCCGCCAGTGCCTCGGCAGCCTGCGGCGCGAACTTGCGGGTGAAGGCGGGCTGCACTACGACCATCTGGAGCGCGGGATTCTGCATTTCTATACCGATCCTGCGGAGTATCGGGCGGCGGTACATGCGGCTGGCATCATGCGTGAGTTCGGTTGCGACCGAAAACTGCTCAGCGTGGACGAATGCATTGCGCTCGAACCGGCGCTGGCTTCAAGTGCGTCCGCGCTCGTTGGTGGCGATTACACCCGTGAGGACGAGTCGGGCGATGCCCATGTCTTTACCCGGCAACTCGCAGCGCATTGCCGGCGGATCGGTGTGCGTTTCATGCTCGGCGACGGGGTCCGGGCGCTTGAGCGTAAAGACGAACGCGTAACCGCGGTGCTCACCGACACGGGCGGGCGCATCGAGGCCGACGCCTGTGTGGTCGCGCTGGGGAGCTACAGCCCGCTCTTGCTGCGCCCGCTCGGACTGCGTATTCCGGTGTATCCCGCCAAGGGCTATTCAGCAACGCTGGCCCTGGCGCCCGATTCCGTCGCACCCACCGTCAGTCTCACCGACGACGGCCACAAACTCGTGTTCTCCCGTCTGGGCAATCGCCTGCGGGTCGCGGGTACAGCGGAATTCAACGGCTACGACCTGTCGCTCAATCCTGCACGAAGCAATGCCTTGCTCGCGCGCACCCGCAGTCTTTTCCCTGATCTGCGCGAGACCAGCGAACCGGAACTGTGGTGCGGGCTGCGTCCGGTCACACCGTCCAGTGTGCCGCTGATCGGGCGCACGGCGCTGCCCAATCTCTGGCTCAACACAGGGCACGGCACGCTGGGCTGGACCATGGCCTGCGGCTCGGGCGCGGCGCTGGCTGATCTGCTGCGCTCAAGGGCGCCAGGCCTCGCTTTCCCGTTTGTCGGGCAGGATCACAGCGTGCGCGACGCGGCCGGAGAGCTGTCAGTCCAGCGCTGA
- the def gene encoding peptide deformylase, giving the protein MTVRSILKMGDPRLLQPAAPVKAFGTRELNTLIADMFDTMAAAGGVGLAAPQIGVGLQLVIFGFERSARYPDAPAVPPTILINPVLTPLGAEEDEDWEGCLSVPGLRGIVPRFRRLRYQGFDADGTPIDRCVDGFHARVVQHECDHLIGTLYPMRVRDFSRFGYTDVLFPAQGDAPAAE; this is encoded by the coding sequence ATGACCGTCCGCAGCATCCTGAAAATGGGCGACCCACGCCTGCTCCAGCCCGCCGCCCCGGTGAAGGCCTTCGGCACGCGCGAGCTGAACACCCTGATTGCCGACATGTTCGACACCATGGCCGCGGCCGGTGGCGTCGGCCTCGCAGCGCCCCAGATCGGCGTCGGATTGCAGCTGGTGATTTTCGGTTTCGAGCGCAGCGCGCGCTACCCCGATGCACCGGCAGTTCCACCCACCATCCTGATCAATCCCGTGCTCACGCCGCTCGGCGCAGAAGAAGATGAGGACTGGGAGGGCTGCCTGTCGGTGCCGGGCCTGCGCGGCATCGTGCCGCGTTTTCGCCGCCTGCGCTATCAGGGCTTCGATGCCGACGGCACACCGATCGACCGCTGTGTGGACGGGTTTCATGCGCGGGTCGTCCAGCACGAGTGCGACCACCTGATCGGCACCCTGTACCCGATGCGGGTTCGTGATTTCAGCCGTTTTGGCTATACCGACGTACTGTTCCCGGCCCAGGGGGATGCGCCGGCAGCCGAATGA
- a CDS encoding methyltransferase family protein — translation MHLDPLQIIILSLSWIAYGAIHSLLAALGFKALVARHAPALMPSYRILFNLLGIVLLVPPLWLTFSWSGPLLWAWTGIYAWLANALALAALAGFAVSSRYYDMGSFTGLAQWRSREHAVEDLGGFRLSPLHRYVRHPWYALGLVILWTRDMDEARLLSTVFISLYLWIGSLFEERKLRGFHGEAYVRYQARVPGLFPLPGRRLSAGEARELETISHPQTRTP, via the coding sequence ATGCACCTGGACCCGCTGCAGATCATCATTCTGAGCCTGAGCTGGATCGCCTATGGCGCTATCCACTCGCTGCTGGCCGCGCTTGGCTTCAAGGCCCTGGTGGCGCGTCACGCGCCCGCGCTGATGCCGTCCTACCGCATTCTGTTCAACCTGCTCGGCATCGTACTGCTGGTCCCGCCGCTATGGCTCACCTTCAGCTGGTCCGGCCCCCTGCTGTGGGCATGGACCGGTATCTACGCGTGGCTGGCCAACGCCCTCGCGCTGGCTGCGCTTGCCGGCTTCGCGGTCTCGAGCCGCTATTACGACATGGGCAGCTTCACCGGTCTCGCGCAATGGCGCAGCCGCGAACATGCCGTGGAGGATCTCGGCGGCTTTCGCCTCTCGCCGCTGCACCGCTACGTCCGCCATCCGTGGTACGCACTCGGACTTGTCATTCTCTGGACCCGCGACATGGACGAGGCGCGACTGCTGAGCACCGTGTTCATCTCGCTCTACCTCTGGATCGGATCGCTGTTCGAGGAACGAAAGCTTCGCGGCTTCCATGGCGAAGCCTATGTACGGTATCAGGCCAGGGTCCCCGGCCTGTTCCCGCTGCCGGGTCGCCGCCTGAGCGCGGGCGAAGCGCGCGAACTCGAAACGATAAGCCATCCTCAAACCCGCACACCATGA
- a CDS encoding LysR substrate-binding domain-containing protein yields MRRKIPSTAALLAFDASARHESFTLAADELALTQSAVCRQIASLEDFLGVSLFRRTRRGVRLTEAGESYSRQISARLDAVERDTLSVMSHHGRGAKLELAVVPTFATRWLLPRLPDFLARHPDSTVNMSTRTRPFLFDETEFDAAIYFGDAGWPGTEAHFLMHENPVPVCSPKLKGVKPVMNAAEISTLPLLQQTTRPYGWRHWFESLGMRVEQDMSGPRLELFSMLAQAAIHQLGVALIPPFLIRQELDAGELIMPCPHSARSERAYYLIVPERKAERVALTEFRLWLQAETARYSEHGTPPL; encoded by the coding sequence ATGCGCAGAAAAATCCCCAGCACCGCCGCCTTGCTAGCGTTTGACGCCTCGGCACGGCACGAAAGCTTTACCCTCGCGGCCGATGAACTGGCCCTGACGCAAAGTGCAGTCTGCCGTCAGATTGCGTCTCTGGAAGACTTCCTCGGCGTCAGCCTGTTTCGCCGCACGCGGCGCGGCGTGCGTCTGACCGAGGCCGGAGAGAGCTACAGCCGGCAGATTTCGGCCCGGCTCGACGCGGTCGAACGCGACACGCTGTCGGTGATGTCGCACCATGGACGCGGCGCCAAGCTGGAGCTTGCGGTGGTGCCGACCTTTGCCACACGCTGGCTGCTGCCGCGGCTGCCGGACTTCCTCGCCCGCCACCCCGACAGCACCGTCAACATGAGCACACGCACGCGCCCCTTCCTGTTCGACGAGACCGAGTTTGACGCCGCAATCTACTTTGGCGACGCCGGATGGCCGGGTACCGAGGCCCACTTTCTGATGCACGAGAATCCGGTGCCGGTGTGCAGCCCCAAGCTGAAGGGCGTGAAGCCGGTGATGAACGCGGCGGAAATCTCCACCCTCCCCCTGCTGCAGCAGACCACCCGCCCCTACGGCTGGCGGCACTGGTTCGAGTCGCTCGGCATGCGGGTCGAGCAGGACATGAGCGGACCGCGACTGGAACTGTTCTCGATGCTGGCGCAGGCCGCGATTCACCAGCTCGGCGTGGCGCTGATCCCGCCCTTCCTGATCCGGCAGGAGCTGGATGCTGGCGAGCTGATCATGCCCTGCCCGCACAGCGCGCGCAGCGAACGCGCCTATTATCTGATCGTGCCCGAGCGCAAGGCAGAGCGGGTGGCGCTCACCGAGTTCCGCCTGTGGCTGCAAGCCGAGACAGCGCGTTATAGTGAGCACGGCACACCGCCGCTGTGA
- a CDS encoding acyl-CoA dehydrogenase, which translates to MAAGKTAFDWADPFFLDGQLTETERLVRDAARAYCQEKLLPRVQEAFRHEKTDREIFNEMGELGLLGPTIPEEYGGAGMNYVCYGLIAREVERVDSGYRSMMSVQSSLVMVPINEFGNEATKKKYLPKLATGEWVGCFGLTEPNHGSDPGSMVTRARKVDGGYSLSGSKMWITNSPIADVFVVWAKDDEGQIRGFVLEKGWKGLSAPAIHGKVGLRASITGEIVMDEVFCPEENAFPTVRGLKGPFTCLNSARYGIAWGALGAAEACYETARQYTMDRNQFGRPLAANQLVQKKLADMLTEITLGLQSCLQVGRLKDAGNAPVEITSIIKRNSCGKSLDIARMARDMLGGNGISDEFCVARHLVNLEVVNTYEGTHDVHALILGRAITGIAAFSN; encoded by the coding sequence ATGGCTGCAGGCAAAACCGCGTTCGACTGGGCTGACCCCTTCTTTCTGGACGGCCAGCTGACCGAAACCGAACGTCTGGTGCGCGATGCTGCGCGCGCCTACTGCCAGGAAAAGCTGCTGCCGCGTGTGCAGGAAGCCTTCCGCCATGAGAAGACCGACCGCGAGATCTTCAACGAGATGGGCGAACTCGGCCTGCTCGGGCCGACCATCCCGGAGGAGTACGGTGGCGCCGGCATGAACTACGTGTGCTACGGCCTGATTGCGCGTGAAGTCGAGCGTGTGGATTCCGGCTACCGCTCGATGATGAGCGTGCAGAGCTCGCTGGTGATGGTGCCGATCAACGAATTCGGCAACGAAGCCACCAAGAAGAAGTATCTGCCCAAGCTCGCCACCGGCGAATGGGTGGGCTGCTTCGGCCTGACCGAGCCCAACCACGGCTCCGACCCCGGCAGCATGGTGACCCGTGCGCGCAAGGTCGACGGCGGCTATAGCCTGTCGGGCTCCAAGATGTGGATCACCAACAGCCCGATAGCGGACGTGTTCGTGGTGTGGGCCAAGGACGACGAAGGCCAGATCCGCGGCTTCGTGCTGGAGAAGGGCTGGAAAGGGCTGTCCGCACCCGCGATCCACGGCAAGGTCGGCCTGCGCGCCTCGATCACCGGTGAGATCGTCATGGACGAAGTGTTCTGCCCGGAAGAAAACGCCTTCCCGACGGTGCGCGGCCTCAAAGGCCCCTTCACCTGCCTGAACTCGGCGCGCTACGGCATCGCCTGGGGCGCACTCGGCGCGGCGGAAGCCTGCTACGAAACTGCGCGTCAATACACGATGGACCGCAATCAGTTCGGTCGTCCGCTTGCAGCCAACCAGCTGGTGCAGAAGAAGCTCGCCGACATGCTCACCGAGATCACGCTGGGTCTGCAGAGCTGCCTGCAGGTCGGTCGTCTGAAGGACGCTGGCAACGCACCGGTCGAGATCACCTCGATCATCAAGCGCAACAGCTGCGGCAAGTCGCTGGACATCGCCCGCATGGCGCGCGACATGCTTGGCGGCAACGGCATCTCGGACGAGTTCTGCGTAGCCCGCCACCTGGTGAACCTGGAAGTGGTGAACACCTACGAAGGCACGCACGACGTGCATGCGCTGATCCTCGGCCGCGCCATCACCGGCATCGCTGCGTTCAGCAACTGA
- a CDS encoding CaiB/BaiF CoA transferase family protein gives MGALSHIRVLDLSRILAGPWAGQMLADLGADVIKVERPGAGDDTRSWGPPYLKDEAGENTSVAAYYLCANRNKRSITIDITCAEGQALVKKLAAESDVVIENFKLGGLAQYGLDYASLKVVNPRLVYCSITGFGQDGPYAPRAGYDFLIQGLGGLMSLTGHPDGEEGGGPMKVGVALTDILTGLYATNAIQAALAWRERSGEGQFIDMALLDVQVACLANQAMNYLTTGNNPKRLGNAHPNIVPYQDFPTADGYMILAIGNDGQFARFCAEAGQPELAADARYATNRARVENRASLIPALKRLTIERSTADWIAALEAKAVPCGPINTLADVFADPQVQARGLKVDMPHPVAGSVSLVANPMRFSATPVEYRSAPPALGEHTGQILQETLGLSGAEIDGLRSAGVI, from the coding sequence ATGGGCGCCCTCTCGCACATTCGCGTTCTCGATCTGTCGCGCATTCTGGCCGGCCCCTGGGCCGGACAGATGCTGGCAGACCTGGGGGCAGACGTGATCAAGGTCGAACGCCCCGGTGCGGGTGACGATACCCGTAGCTGGGGGCCGCCGTACCTCAAGGATGAGGCTGGTGAGAACACCTCGGTGGCGGCCTACTACCTGTGCGCCAACCGCAACAAGCGCTCGATCACCATCGACATCACCTGTGCCGAGGGACAGGCGCTGGTGAAGAAGCTTGCGGCCGAGTCCGACGTGGTCATCGAGAACTTCAAGCTTGGCGGTCTGGCGCAGTACGGGCTGGACTATGCATCACTGAAGGTGGTCAATCCGCGTCTGGTGTATTGCTCCATCACCGGCTTCGGTCAGGATGGTCCTTACGCGCCGCGTGCGGGCTACGATTTCCTGATCCAGGGCCTTGGTGGTCTGATGAGCCTCACCGGGCATCCGGATGGCGAAGAGGGCGGCGGTCCGATGAAGGTCGGTGTGGCACTGACCGACATCCTCACCGGGCTGTATGCCACCAACGCGATTCAGGCTGCGCTGGCCTGGCGTGAGCGGAGCGGCGAAGGTCAGTTCATCGACATGGCCCTGCTCGATGTGCAGGTGGCCTGCCTTGCCAATCAGGCGATGAATTACCTGACCACCGGCAACAATCCGAAGCGGCTCGGCAATGCGCATCCGAACATCGTGCCCTATCAGGATTTTCCGACTGCGGATGGCTACATGATTCTCGCCATCGGCAATGACGGGCAGTTTGCGCGTTTCTGCGCCGAGGCCGGTCAGCCCGAGCTTGCTGCAGATGCACGGTATGCGACCAACAGGGCGCGTGTCGAGAATCGCGCAAGCCTGATTCCAGCGCTCAAGCGCCTGACCATCGAGCGCAGCACGGCCGACTGGATTGCGGCACTGGAGGCAAAAGCGGTACCCTGCGGACCGATCAACACCCTTGCGGACGTGTTTGCAGATCCTCAGGTGCAGGCGCGTGGGCTCAAGGTTGACATGCCGCACCCGGTCGCCGGGTCGGTTTCGCTGGTGGCAAATCCGATGCGCTTTTCGGCAACGCCGGTCGAGTACCGCTCGGCGCCGCCCGCACTCGGTGAGCATACCGGGCAGATCCTGCAGGAAACACTTGGACTGAGTGGCGCCGAAATCGACGGCTTGCGGAGTGCCGGCGTCATCTGA